CGCAAGCGCCATCATTTGCTTGTGTCGTCAATGAGTCGTTGGCTTTCTGAGGCAGTAATACCAAGCTCCAGAATTCACTGGTAGAATGGAGGGAAGGTGTTGTGGGGAAGAGGCGCTGAAGCGCGGGGAAGGGAGAGCCGGAGTCTTTCGAGCCAGCCCTGCGTTGCTCCTCGGTTACGGTGCCTGCACCACCACGAGGCAGCCGAGGGAGGACGTCTTGATCTTCCTCGCGCTGCCATCCCGAAACCGAAATTCTGAGACCCGATCGCCCATCCACCCAACCATTCTCCTGCTTGATCTGGCAACTTCGTTTCAAGTCAGAATATCCCTTACCCTTTCTTGCAATTTTCCCTCGCTCGGGAGAGGGGCGTAGGATGAAGGTCTTCACCAAAACCGGCTGCCCGTGGTGCCTCGATGCCATTGCTTGGCTGAAGGAAAATGACTACGACTTCACTGAAGTCAATGTCAGCCGCGACCGCGCGGCTTTCGAGGAAATGCATCGCCTGAGCGGCCAGACCAAGGCCCCCACCCTCGTCCTGGAGGACGGCCAAGTCCTGGCTGATTTTGGAGTCGCGGAACTCAAGCCCTTCCTGGCCTCCCTCTAGACCTCCCTGCCCCGTGTCCACGATTGCCGCCAACTTCGCCGAGGTTCGCCAGCGCCTGGCTCAAGCTGCCCAGCGCTCCGGCCGCGACCCGCAGGAAATCGAACTGTGCGCCGTTTCCAAGACTTGGCCCGCCCTTATCCTCCACGAAGCGGTCGATTGCGGCCAACGGCTCTTTGGCGAGAACAAGGTCCAGGAAGCGGAAGCCAAGCAGCCCGAGCTCCCGGGCCACTGCCGCTGGCACTTCCTCGGCCATCTCCAAAAAAACAAAGTCAAGAAGGCCCTCCCGCTCTTTGAGTGCTTTCATGGAGTCGACTCCTTGGAGCTGGCCGAGCGCTTCAATCGCCTAGCCGGCGAACTCGGCCTCCATCCTGAGATCTACCTCCAGGTCAATCTGGCGGACGAAGCCAGCAAGTTTGGCTTCTCGCCCGCTGGCCTTCGCGCGGTCTTTGAATCGATTCTGGAAATGGACCGGCTTTACCTTCAGGGGCTGATGGTCATTCCCCCGCCGGTCGAGACTCCCGAAGAGCAGCGCCCTCGCTTTGCCCAGACCCGAGAACTGCGCGACGCTCTCGTGAGCGAGTTCGGCGTTCCCCTGCCCAAACTCTCCATGGGAATGAGCGGCGATTTCGAGATCGCCATCGAAGAAGGCGCCACCCTGGTCCGGGTGGGCACCACTCTTTTCGGCCAGCGCAATTATAGCCAGCACCGCCGCGAAGCGGGCTAGTCAGCTTCGTCGCAGGAAGGTCGGCACGTCGAGGTCCTCCCCATCCACTATGGTCGGCTCCACCTCCTTAAACCGACCTCGCTCCTTGGCCTCGAAAGAAAGCTCTTCTTGCAACTCGTCGTCCTTGCGAGCGCTCGGCTCCGGCTCCACTACCGGACGGGGTGCGGGAGCCACCGCGGCCTCGGGCTCCGTGACCGTCTCGACCTTTTCAAAGGGAGGCTCAATTCTGAAGGGAGGCTTGTCCACTGGGTCGGCGGCCAGTGGTTGAAGAACCGGGCGGGGGGGAGCCTTTTCTTCGATTGGCGGCCCTTCTGCGGCCCTGGCCCGAGGGCGAACAGGGCTGGCACTCGGTTCCTCGACTTGGGCGACCGGTGCCGCCGTCTCTTCCAAATCCAATTCCACCCGGAGAGGAGCCGTTCGCCTGCGCGCGGCTGGTCGCGGGGTCGAGAAAAGATCGAGGTCTTCGCTCTCATCGATTTCGACCCGGCGGGGGGCCCGGCGCGGGGTGACCGCCTCCAGCGGCTGGCAGCTCGGCAGATCCTCCACTACGGGCTCCTCGGCAAGAGGCCCTTCTCCCCGCAGCTCTTCGGCGAGCGGCTCTTCGGCGAGCGGCCTTTCCGCAGAAGGCTCCTCAGCAACCGGTTCTTCAGAAAAAGGTTCTTCCACTATGGCTTCCTCCACCACAGCCTCTTCCGCAAAGTCGGGCTCGACCTGCGGGATGCCCTTCGACTCCTCCTCCGTCTCTTCGACGATCTCAGCCACCGCTTCCTCAGCAGGTCTTTCCTCTTCCCCTGGAATCTCCACCGCCACCCCTTCCTCCTCGGGAAGGGTGGTGGCGATTTCTGGTTCCAGCATTTCCTCGACTGGTTCGGCAAGGCAGGTTTCCTCGTCCAAGCTCTCCTCCTCGAGCGCCTCCACTTCTTGGGCGAGCCCTTCCGAAGTCTCAGGCTCCTCGCGAGCCTCCGCCGTCTCCAAGGCCACCTCTTCGGCGACGCTCTCCTGCTCGACTTCCCGAAGCGCCTCCGGCTCCGAGGTCTCGACCGGAAGAGAGGAGATGACGGTCAGTTCAAGCATCGGCTCGTTGGTCTTTTTGTGGCCGGTTCCGAAATGAACTTGGGTCTCTTCTCCGCAGTGTTTCGCAATCGACTTCATGACCGATTGCACTTCGTGGAAAGTGAGGTCGTCTCCCCCAGAGATGTGCACCACCACGTCACGGGCTTCTTTCAGGACGGCACCGCCATCCAGCAGCGGGTTCTTAAGCAGTTGACGCAAGGCATCGTTGGCTCGGTTCTTTCCTTTGGAGCGACCAAAACCAAAGATTGCTCGGGAATCCGGTTGGCGGAGGGCCGACAGCAATTCGTCCAATCCGATCCGGATCAAGCCAGGGCGCGAAATGATGCCGGTGACCGCTTGAATGCTCTCGCTCACAATGCGGTCGGCCGCCGAGAGCGCTTCCTGAAGCCCCTGCTTCGCGAGCACCAGCTCGCCCATGCGATCATTCTCAAAAGTCACCGTGAGATCGGCGATCTCATCCAACTCCCCGAGCGCCTCCTCGGCTTGGCGCAAGCGACGCGCCCCCTCGAAGGAAAAGGGCATGGCCGCCACCACCACCACAAAAGCCTTTTGCGCCCGGGCGAGGCGTGCAATCTCAGGCGCCGCCCCCGAGCCCGTGCCTCCACCCAGCCCCACGCAGATGAAGACCATATTGTAATGGCGAACGGCGTCTTCGATTTCCTCTCTCGACTCCCGGGCCGCCTCCCGACCCAGAGCGGGATCTCCCCCGGAACCCATTCCTTTGAGAAACTCCTTTCCAATCTGGATCTTCTTGGTCGTAACGCAGCTGGCGAGGTCCCGGACATCCGTGTGCAAGGCGAGCAGCTCTCCCGAAGTGACTTCTTCCAAGGCCAGTCGATCCACAATGTTGGCCCCTGCCCCCCCCACGCCGATGATGCGAATGGAGTCGCCTGAGCCCTGCGGAATTTCCTGCTGCACTTCGCGGGTGTATTCGATCATAGCCTACCGTTTCCAGGTTCCGCTCACCTTGACACCCCTTGATTATTAAGAAAAGCGAAATTTAAGACGGGCTACCCTTGCCCAAAGGCTCCGGATCCCCCAGAAAGCGGGGCTGCACCCCCAAGAGGTGCACATCCAAGAGCATTTTCACCCGGGCCAATTGCTCTCGCAGATGAGTCGAAAAGCCTCGCGCCACCCCCACTCCCTGCGCGTGAAGGGCCACCGCTTGCTCCAGCCCGAAATGCTGGGCCAAGTAGAGCGCCCGTTTGTTATGGAATTCCTGAGAAACGATGATGGGATCGTCCACCCCGAAGATCTCCCGTGCCCGCACCACCGAGTCGAGCGTGCGGAGCCCGGCATAATCGAGAACGATCTGCTCGCTGGGCACGCCCAGCTCCACCAAGCGACGCCGCATGGCCTCGGGCTCGTTGTAAAAGCGATCCGGATTGGCCCCACTCACTAGCAGCCACTCCACTTTCCCGGCCCGCCAAAGCGCGGCGGCCGCTTCCATGCGATAGCGAAAAAAGGCATTCTCGCGCCCGTTGGCCACTAAGGGCGAGCAGCCAAGGACAAGCGCCGCCCGCCGTGCTGGCACCTCCTCGACTCTCGAGAAAGCGCGCTCGGCCGCCTGGAGCGAAACTAGCAAGTTGGCAGAGAGAATCGCCAACAGCGGGCTGAGCAGAAGCCCCAACCCGGACCACAGGAGCCAGCGCTTGCCGCGATTCACTGGGACCTCGGGCGTTGGCGAATCCAAGCTTCCCGCTCCTCGCGCAACCGAGCGAAGCGCTTTCGCATCTCGATTTCACGCAGCTCCTTCATTTTCACGAAATGGTTGTTCGTCCCAAATTTCCCCCACGGTCCATAGGGGATTTCGTGCAGCTCGACGAAGCGCCAATCGCACTCCTCTCCGCTCTGGAGCCCCAGGTAATCCCGGACCGCAGGGGAGATATCGATGCCGGCGCCCCCGTTTTTGCTCTGGTTCTTCGGTCGCTTCTCGCCGAAGACATACTCCCAGTCGTCAGTGTGGAAAGGTCCACAGTCAGACCATTGGGCATAGCAAATTTTTCCCGCATGCCGGATCGCGACCCAGCGATTGTGGAGAACCGATCGCCCGGGCCGTCGAAAGGTCGCCTCGAACCAGGGAATCTCCTGGTAGGCCTCGGACTTGGTGCGGGCCCAGCCCGCCAGGTCATTGTAGGGGAGGGCAATGTAAAAAGGATTCTCCTGCGGCTCGAAGGCGCGTGGCCGGTAGTCCCAAGCCCGCGCGGCCGGGTCGGGATCATCGTAGCCGCCAAAACTCTCCTCCCACCACTGGTCCCAGGAACTGGCCCGATTGTGAACCGGATTGTTTTGAGTCGCGTCCTCCCCCACCCAGAAAATGGTGGCCACGATCTTCTTTTTCCACGGATAAACCGGTGAATCGGAGAGCGAGGGCCCGGCCACCTCGCCCACCCCAAAGATCCTCGAGGGCAGGAGATGATTCTTGTAGCGCTTGTTGCTGAGCGGTCCCTCAGGCTGGCCCGGCGTTTCTTCGCCTCCCAAGGAAACGGGGCCCCAGAGGAGCAGGGCCACTAGGCCAAGGCGCGAAGGGAGGGAGGAGATCACGGTCTTTCGATCGACGCCAAAGCGTCGGAGGGGTGGAGAACAGTGCCTGATTCTACTCTGCTTTCGAGAAAAGGCCAAGCCAGGGCCTGCCTTCTCATTATACCAAGCTGCAGAATTGGCTGGTAGAATGGCCGAGTGGATTTCGGGCCAGACCAAGGCGCGACGAGGGCGCGGTGCAGGCACCGCAACCGAGGAGCAACGCTGGGCTGGCTCGAAAGACTCCGGCTCTCCCTTCCCCGCGCTTCAGCGCCTCTTCTCCACAACACCTTCCCTCCATTCTTCCAGTGAATTCTGGAGCTTGGTATTAGGCGGGCTTAGCGCCGGACCACCGTGGGACGGCCATAGCCCGGTTCGGTCTCGGGGGCATCCAGGGTGAAGTGGAGACCACGGCTTTCCCGACGCCGGGCCGCGCTTTCCACGATGATGGCAGCCACGTCCACCAGATTTCGCAACTCCAGCAACTCCGAGGTCACCTTGAAGTTCCAATAAAATTCCTGGACCTCCTGCCGCAAATTGCGCAGGCGGGTCGAGGCCCGTTGCAAGCGTTTGTCGGTCCGCACGATGCTCACGTAATCGGCCATCGTTTTGCGGATCTCGTCCCAGTTGTGATAGATCACGACCAGCTCATCCACATCGGTGACCTCGCCCGCTCGCCACTCGGGCAAGGGCGCAGGCTCGCTTCGCTCGGGAGGGACCTGCCGTAGCAACTCTTCCGCCGCCCGATGGGCCATGACGAGCGCTTCCAAGATGGAGTTGCTGGCCAGGCGATTGGCTCCATGCAGTCCCGTGCAGGCCGCTTCCCCAATGACAGAGAGGCCCGTCAGCTCCGTCGCTCCATTGACATCGGCCACCACCCCGCCGCATTGGTAATGGGCCGCCGGAATCACTGGGATGCGCTCCCTCGTGATGTCGATCCCGCAGTCGAGACAATGCGCATAGATATTGGGAAAGCGCTCGCGGATGAAGTCCGCCTCGCGGTGGCTGATATCGAGATAGACGCAAGGCTCCCCCGTCCGCTTGAGATGGGAATCGATGGCCCGGGCCACAATGTCCCGGGGAGCGAGAGAGCCGCGGGCATCAAACGGCTTCACAAAATCCTCGCCCTTGGCATCCAACAAAATCGCCCCCTCCCCCCTCATGGCCTCGGTGATGAGAAAGGACTTCCGGGCACTGTGGTAGAGGCAGGTCGGGTGAAACTGGATGAACTCCATATTGGCCACCGGCAGGCCCGCCCGCCACGCCATGGCCACCCCATCGCCCGTGGCAATGTCGGGGTTGGTCGTGAACTGGTAGACCCGACCACATCCCCCCGTGGCCAAGACCACCCGCTCGCAAGGGAGGGCCACCACCTCCCCGCTCTCCTCGTTGAGAGCGTAGATGCCGAGGCAACGATTCTCGGTCACGTAGCCCAGCTTGAGGGTCGTGATGAGGTCGATGGCATAATGGTTTTCCAGGAGGTCGATCTTGGCCTCCGCCTGGACGGCCGCGAGCAGTTTGCGACTGACCTCCCGGCCGGTGGTGTCACGATGATGCAGGACCCGCCGTCGCGTATGCCCGCCTTCCTTGCCCAAGTCCAACTCCTCCCCTCCGTCATCGGTGGCTCGTCGATCAAACTCCACCCCGATCTCGATCAACTCCTGGATACAGGCCGGACCCTCTTTCACAATCAAGCGGACCACCTCCTCGTCACACAAACCGACCCCGGCATCGAGCGTGTCCTCCACGTGTCGTTCAAAGGAATCCTCCGGACTCATGACGCACGAAATGCCCCCTTGGGCCCAGCGGGTGTTGGAATCCTTGCCCCGACGTTTGGTGAGGACCCCGACTCGTCCCTGCTTGGCCGCTTTCAGCGCGAAAAACAGGCCGGCCACTCCGCTCCCGACCACGATGAAATCATATTGAACCATTTTTCCCGTAACCGCGTCTTGGCCTAAAACAGGCTCCTTTCCCGCGTAAGCTGACAGATTGGGCACTTTGAACTTACAAAAATTATAGAAAGTAATGATTGAAATATTCCGCTGTATGGAAATAATCATCGTAAGTAGCAAAAACAACTCGCAATTCTGCCATGATTCTCCGTTTCGCGTCCTTGGGACTCCTTCTCCTTGTCAGCACCACGGCCCGCTCGTCGGCTCAGGGGGACATCCAAACTCTCCTGGATACTTTCAACGTCATCACGGGCGACTACTCTCTCCAAAGCAACGAAACGGAGGGCGCTACCTTCGTCTACGGCAGCTACATGCCGAGCAACAACGTCCGTTTTGGCTTCAACAGCGGGACCGCCGCCAATGATAGTGACAACATGCTCTGGCTGAACAACGGCCTGAGCGGCTCGGGCACGACCACTCTTTTGAGCGGCAGCCTTGTGACCCGCATTGACGTGGAAAACACCAAATTCGCCCTCAACGGAAACGCACCTGGCACCCCCATTCTCCGTGAGGGAGTCACCCTCTGGGACGCCGCCGTCAATAGCCTGGGCTTCAGCGATGCCTTCGAGATCCAGAGCACCTTGCAAGCGGCTTCCAGCCAGTGGGCCGCGCTCACCACCAACAGCTTCACGAGCACCCCGGGCAATGGCTCCCTCACCTTCAACGCCAGCCCCACCCTCATCGATGGCTTTCAAGTGGCGGTCTTTGACATCGATGGCGAGAGCGCCTTCGGCTCCGCCAGCAATGTCTACGACCGACTCGAACTCCAGTTCAACGGCGCCGAAACCGTCCTCATCAACGTGGCGGGCCAGAACATCACCATCAATGACAACTTCACCAACGGCTTCGTAAACAACGAATCCAAAATCCTCTTCAACTTCTTCGAGGCCGAGACCGTCACCATCAATCGCAACATTCGGGCCGGCATCTTTGCCCCCAACGCGACCGTCAACCAAGGCGGCTCGAACTTCGACGGCACCGTGGTCGCCGCCGTGCTCAATCAAAACGCGGAAATCCACAACGAGAAATTCGAAGGACCCCTCCCCTTCCAGCCCATCCCCGAGCCCAGCTCCGCCCTCCTCCTTCTAGGAGGCGCTACGCTCCTCCTGCGGCGTCGCCGCTAGCCCGCGGGCGGGAAAAGCTCGACGTTGTCAATGAGGCGCGCTTCGCCAAAAAACATGGCCACGGCCAAAAGCGAAGGGCCCGCCAAGCGCCTGACGGGCTGAAGCGACTCGGCCTCTACCAACTCCAGATAATCCAAGCGACCCAGCGAAGCGCGGGCCAACTCGGCCCTGGCCGCGCTCAGAATGGGATCCGCCGCGCTCTCTCCTCGGGCCACCCGTTCCTCCGCCGCGCCGAGAGCCCGGCGCAAGCAAACCGCCTCCTTTCGCTCGGCCGGAGACAGATAGCGATTGCGGGAACTCAAGGCCAAGCCATCCGCCTCCCGGACCGTCTCCAGCCCATGCAAAGTCACGGGCAGATCCAGATCGCGCACCATCCGTCGAAGAATCGCGAACTGCTGGAAATCCTTCTTTCCAAAAACCGCCTCCTGGGGCTGGACCAAATGAAACAGTTTCAAAACCACCAAACAAACCCCCGCAAAGTGCCCCGGACGGCTGGCCCCGCAGAGGGTCTCACTCAGGAGCGTCTCGGAAACTTGGAGAGAGGCGTCCTCAGCATAAAGCTGGCCCGCGCTGGGAGCGAAGACCCCCTCCACCCCTGCCGCCCGGCACATGGCCAAATCCTCGGCCCAGCTCTGAGGGTAGCTTTCAAAATCCTCTCCCGGCCCGAACTGAGTCGGGTTCACGAAAATCGACGCCACCAGATGGCCGCCGTCCCCGGCCAAGCGACGTCCCGCCTCCAGCAGCGCTTGGTGGCCCCGGTGGAGTGCCCCCATTGTGGGCACCAGCACGACCGGGCCGCTCACCTGCCCCCGCCAAGCTCGCAGGGACTCCTTGGACTGGAAAACCCTCATTTCTTACGACGCCACCAGCGCAGGACCTCGGAAAGAGAAACCACCCGGAAAAGCATGGTCCAGATGGCATAGACCGTCATCCCGAACAGCACCACCCCCGCCAGCGAAAGCGCTCGCTCGAGAAAGGTCCCCTCCAGCCACCCCGCCGCAAAGCGGAGCGCCCAGGCCAAGCCCGCGCCCATGAGACCACTGGCCAAAAGCATTCCGAAAATTCTCCCCCAGCGCTTCGGGCCGAGCTGGAGTTTGTCCCGGGCTCCGGCAAAAAGGAGCAAGACATTGACCCAGCCCGCGAAGGAGGTCGCCATCGCGATTCCCTCATGGCCGTGCCGCCGAAATAGCCAGAGGCTCAAGCCCACGTTCACCAAGACCGTCACCACCGCGAAGACCATCGGCAGCTTGGTATTCTCCCGCGCGAAATAAGTTGGCTGCAAGACTTTGACTAGGACATAGGCCGGCAAGCCGGTCGCAAACCAGAACAGGGCGGTGGCCGTTTCTCGCGTGCTCACGGCCGTGAATAGGTTTCTCTCAAAGAGAACTCTCAAAATCGGTTCGGCCGCCAGGCAGAGCGCGACCGCCGCCGGGATGGTCAGAAAAAGAGCGTTCACGATCCCATCGGCTTGCGTCTGGAGCGCTTTGGCCTCCTCCCCCTTTCGCAGGGCTCGCGTGATCTCGGTCAGGAGCACGGTGGAGAAAGCGATGCCGATCATCCCGAGCGGAAGCTGATTGAGTCGATCCGCGAAGTAGAGGTAGGAAAGGGCGCCTACCTGTTCCGAGGCAATCATGGTGCCCACCAGCAAATTGACCTGCTGCACCCCCGCGCTCAGCACCCCCGGACCCATCAACACGGTCAAGCGCTGCATCTGCGGCCCCCACTTCGGCCAGACCACCCGGACCGGCATGCCTTTCTTCCAACAGGCCACCCAGAGCACCGCCAGTTGAGCAAAGCCAGCCACAAAGACACACCAGACCGCCACGTAGCCAGCCTCAATCGGGCTTTGGGAAAAGCCCAAAAGGGGCACCACCACTCCCAAGCCCGTCAGAAAGACGAGATTCAGCAAGACGGGGGCCAAAGCCGGCATGGCGTAGACCCGCAGGGTATTCAGGACCCCGCTGAGATGGGCGGCCAAAGCCATGCAGAGAAGATAGGAGAAGGCAATCCGGCCGTAGGCCACGGCCAAGGCCATGGTTTCGGGTCGCTCGCGAAAGCCTTGGGTGAAGATCGCCATGATCCACTCCATCCCTGGCAGAGCCAGGGCGGTCCCCACCAGCAAGACCCCGCCCAGGTAAGTGAAACTGCGGCTGGCGAAAAGCTCTGCCTCCCCCGCTCCTTTCTCTTCCAATTCCCGGCCAAAGAGCGGGACGAAAGCGGCACTGAAGGCTCCTTCCCCAAAAATCCGGCGGAACATATTGGGGAAACGAAAGGCCGCCACGAAGGCATCGGCCGCCATCTTGGTTCCCAGGAAATTGGCCAGGAAAATGTCCCGGACAAAACCGAGCACCCGGCTCATGGCGGTGAACCCGCTCACAGTGGCCAAAGAACGTAGCATGGCTTCAGTGGTTGAGGGAGGCCCTTCGCAGCCGGTCCATCATGGCCACCCCCAAGCCCTTCTCCACGATCGGCTCGGCGATGATTTCATCCAGGCCCGCGGCATCCAACTGCCGCAGCACGAAAAAGAAGCGCACCGCGGCCTCCGCCAGCTTGCCAACCGTCGGGCTCAGCTCCGAAACGAGCGCCCAATCGGTCTTGTCCAGCAGGCCTGCCTTGGGATCCCCTTTGTAGCTGAGGAGTCCATAGCGTTTACCTGGCTCCGGCTGGAACTCCTCCGGGGTCTCTACCAAGCGGAGCGGGGTCCGGGGAGCGTAGTGGCTAGCCAACTGCCCAGGTGCGAGGGCGGCTTCCCCGGAACCGGACCGCTTTCGGGGCAGCTCCACCTTGCAGAAGCGCTTCAGGTCTTCGGGCGTGACGGGTCCCGCCCGGAGAATTCGGGCGAGCGGCTTGGTCTTGGGGCCGGGCTCGAGCTGGATGATGGTGGACTCGAGCCCATGGGAACAAGCACCCGCATCCAAAATGAGCGGGAGACGTCCCCCCAGTTCCTCCAGGACATGGGGAGCGCTCGTGGGGCTGATTCTTCCGAAGCGATTGGCGCTGGGAGCAGCAATCGGGCGACCCAGTTCCTTGAGCACCCGCCGCATGACCGGATGGGAGGGCGCTCGGACCGCCACCGTGGGCAAGCCCGCTGTCACGAGATCGGGAATGATCGGCTTCTTGGGCAAGAGAAAGGTCAGGGGCCCGGGCCAGAATTCCGAGAGCAAGAGGACCAAGGCTTCCTCGACCTCGGGCGGGACCTCGGCCACCTCCCGCAGCTGAGCCTCATGGCGCACGTGCACGATGAGCGGGTCAAAGGTCGGCCGTTCTTTGACCGCGAAGACTTGGGCCACGGCCTCCTGGTTGAGCGCGTCGGCCGCCAGTCCGTAGACGGTCTCGGTGGGAAGAGCCACCAATTCTCCGGCCGCCAAGAGCCCGGCTGCCCGAGCCGCCAGCAGCCCGTAGTTCTCTCCCTCTGGATCGATGGCCGCGACCTCGGTCTTGCTGCTTTCAGGATTCTCCACCATGGGCTAGTCTCAACGAACGTGGCTCTTAAACCAACAACGCCTCCGGTCCAAGGAAAACCCCATCTCATCCTGATCGGATTCATGGGCTGCGGCAAGACCACCCTCGGCAAACGAGTGGCCGAGACCCTCGGCTGGCCTTTTCTCGATACCGATGCCCTCCTGACGGCCGAGACCGGGCAATCCATCCCGGAGATCTTCCGGGAGCGAGGCGAAGCGGCTTTTCGCGATTTGGAAGAAGGGGTCTTGGCCGGTCTGCGGGATCGACCGGCCAGCGTCATCTCGACCGGGGGCGGCCTGGTGATCCGGGAAAGCAATCGTTCCCTTCTCCGGCAAATCGGCTATGTTGTCTGGCTCACCACCCATCCGGAAATCCTTTGGCAACGCGTCTCCCGTAATCAAAATCGTCCCCTGGTGCAGGGACCGGACGGACGCCAGCGGTTCGACGAACTCCTGGCCACCCGGCGCCCCCTCTATCATGAAGCCGCTGATCTTGCCATCGACACTGCCGAGCTCTCCCCCGAGGAGACGGTTGCCGGAATCGTCGCGAGCGCGGAATACCACTTCGCCAGCCGAGCTTGACCCCAAGGAACGGGTCCGCGAGTTGGCCCAAGCGCACGGCTTCGATGAATGCCGCATCGCCCGGGCCGCTCCCGCAGCCCATGCCGAGGCCTACCAAGAGTGGCTTGCGGAAGGTCGGCACGGGGACCTCGACTGGATGGCCCGCGACCCCAAGCGGCGGAGTGACCCTCGTCTCGTCTTTCCAGCCGCCAAAAGCGTCATCGTCCTGGCCACCAATTACTTCCAAGGCCGCGCTCCCAATCCCGAGTTCAAAATCGCCCGCTACGCCTGGGGGGATGACTACCATGATCTCGTGAAAAAGCGGCTCAAAGCCATGGCCCGGGACCTCGAGTCTCTCGGCGGCCAGCAGCGGGTCTATTGTGACACCGGGCCCATCCTCGAGCGGGACTTCGCGAACGAAGCCGGTCTCGGCTGGAGCGGCAAATCCACTCTCCAACTGCACCGCCGCCTCGGCACATGGTTCTTCCTCTCGGAAATCCTGACCTCCCTGGAGCTGGCCCCCGACTCGCCCGAGCGAAACAAATGCGGCAAGTGCACCGCCTGCATCACGGCTTGTCCCACCGGCGCCATCACTGAGCCTCACAAGTTGGATGCACGCCGTTGTCTCAGCTACTTCACCATCGAGCACAAGGGCCCGATTCCGGAGGAATTTCGCCGGGCCATGGGCGACCGCATTTACGGCTGCGATGACTGCCTGACCGCCTGCCCTTGGAATCGCTTTGCCCAAGCCAGTCGGGAGGCCTCCTTGCAAGCTCGCGAATATGTTCACGATTGGAAGCTGCGAGACTTCTTGGCCCTGAGCGATGCCGAATTCCGAACCCTCTTCCGCAAGAGCCCGATCAAACGGACCAAGCGCTCCCGCTTTCTTCGCAACGTCTGCGTGGCCCTCGGGAACACCGGCCGCGCCCAAGATCTCCCCGCCTTGGAACGGGCTGCAGCCGAGCCCGATCCACTGATCGCCGAACACGCTCGCTGGGCCATCCAGGAAATCCAGAACCGTTGCTCGGACTCCTCTTCTCATACCAAGCTCCAGAATTCACTGGAAGAATGGAGGGAAGGCGGAGTGGAGAAGAGGCGCTGAAGCGCGGGGAAGGGAGAGCCGGTGTCTTTCGAGCCAGCCCTGCGTTGCTCCTCGGTTACGGTACCTGCACCGCGCCCTCGTCGCGCCTTGGTCTGGCCCGAAATCCACTCGGCCATTCTACCAGCCAATTCTCCAGCTTGGTATTAGACCAGCTGTTCTGGATCGGGCTCGATCATGGGCTCGGGCTCGGGCACGCCCGTGGGGCGGGTCATGCGGCGGGGACGCGGGGTCAGGATTTCGGGCGCGTCTTTGCCGACCAGCACCATGTGCTCGAAGTGGGCCGAGGGCCGG
The DNA window shown above is from Verrucomicrobiota bacterium and carries:
- the nadB gene encoding L-aspartate oxidase, which translates into the protein MVQYDFIVVGSGVAGLFFALKAAKQGRVGVLTKRRGKDSNTRWAQGGISCVMSPEDSFERHVEDTLDAGVGLCDEEVVRLIVKEGPACIQELIEIGVEFDRRATDDGGEELDLGKEGGHTRRRVLHHRDTTGREVSRKLLAAVQAEAKIDLLENHYAIDLITTLKLGYVTENRCLGIYALNEESGEVVALPCERVVLATGGCGRVYQFTTNPDIATGDGVAMAWRAGLPVANMEFIQFHPTCLYHSARKSFLITEAMRGEGAILLDAKGEDFVKPFDARGSLAPRDIVARAIDSHLKRTGEPCVYLDISHREADFIRERFPNIYAHCLDCGIDITRERIPVIPAAHYQCGGVVADVNGATELTGLSVIGEAACTGLHGANRLASNSILEALVMAHRAAEELLRQVPPERSEPAPLPEWRAGEVTDVDELVVIYHNWDEIRKTMADYVSIVRTDKRLQRASTRLRNLRQEVQEFYWNFKVTSELLELRNLVDVAAIIVESAARRRESRGLHFTLDAPETEPGYGRPTVVRR
- a CDS encoding YggS family pyridoxal phosphate-dependent enzyme, whose product is MSTIAANFAEVRQRLAQAAQRSGRDPQEIELCAVSKTWPALILHEAVDCGQRLFGENKVQEAEAKQPELPGHCRWHFLGHLQKNKVKKALPLFECFHGVDSLELAERFNRLAGELGLHPEIYLQVNLADEASKFGFSPAGLRAVFESILEMDRLYLQGLMVIPPPVETPEEQRPRFAQTRELRDALVSEFGVPLPKLSMGMSGDFEIAIEEGATLVRVGTTLFGQRNYSQHRREAG
- the murJ gene encoding murein biosynthesis integral membrane protein MurJ — translated: MLRSLATVSGFTAMSRVLGFVRDIFLANFLGTKMAADAFVAAFRFPNMFRRIFGEGAFSAAFVPLFGRELEEKGAGEAELFASRSFTYLGGVLLVGTALALPGMEWIMAIFTQGFRERPETMALAVAYGRIAFSYLLCMALAAHLSGVLNTLRVYAMPALAPVLLNLVFLTGLGVVVPLLGFSQSPIEAGYVAVWCVFVAGFAQLAVLWVACWKKGMPVRVVWPKWGPQMQRLTVLMGPGVLSAGVQQVNLLVGTMIASEQVGALSYLYFADRLNQLPLGMIGIAFSTVLLTEITRALRKGEEAKALQTQADGIVNALFLTIPAAVALCLAAEPILRVLFERNLFTAVSTRETATALFWFATGLPAYVLVKVLQPTYFARENTKLPMVFAVVTVLVNVGLSLWLFRRHGHEGIAMATSFAGWVNVLLLFAGARDKLQLGPKRWGRIFGMLLASGLMGAGLAWALRFAAGWLEGTFLERALSLAGVVLFGMTVYAIWTMLFRVVSLSEVLRWWRRKK
- the panC gene encoding pantoate--beta-alanine ligase — its product is MRVFQSKESLRAWRGQVSGPVVLVPTMGALHRGHQALLEAGRRLAGDGGHLVASIFVNPTQFGPGEDFESYPQSWAEDLAMCRAAGVEGVFAPSAGQLYAEDASLQVSETLLSETLCGASRPGHFAGVCLVVLKLFHLVQPQEAVFGKKDFQQFAILRRMVRDLDLPVTLHGLETVREADGLALSSRNRYLSPAERKEAVCLRRALGAAEERVARGESAADPILSAARAELARASLGRLDYLELVEAESLQPVRRLAGPSLLAVAMFFGEARLIDNVELFPPAG
- a CDS encoding choice-of-anchor A family protein, giving the protein MILRFASLGLLLLVSTTARSSAQGDIQTLLDTFNVITGDYSLQSNETEGATFVYGSYMPSNNVRFGFNSGTAANDSDNMLWLNNGLSGSGTTTLLSGSLVTRIDVENTKFALNGNAPGTPILREGVTLWDAAVNSLGFSDAFEIQSTLQAASSQWAALTTNSFTSTPGNGSLTFNASPTLIDGFQVAVFDIDGESAFGSASNVYDRLELQFNGAETVLINVAGQNITINDNFTNGFVNNESKILFNFFEAETVTINRNIRAGIFAPNATVNQGGSNFDGTVVAAVLNQNAEIHNEKFEGPLPFQPIPEPSSALLLLGGATLLLRRRR
- a CDS encoding ElyC/SanA/YdcF family protein codes for the protein MAILSANLLVSLQAAERAFSRVEEVPARRAALVLGCSPLVANGRENAFFRYRMEAAAALWRAGKVEWLLVSGANPDRFYNEPEAMRRRLVELGVPSEQIVLDYAGLRTLDSVVRAREIFGVDDPIIVSQEFHNKRALYLAQHFGLEQAVALHAQGVGVARGFSTHLREQLARVKMLLDVHLLGVQPRFLGDPEPLGKGSPS
- a CDS encoding glutaredoxin family protein — translated: MKVFTKTGCPWCLDAIAWLKENDYDFTEVNVSRDRAAFEEMHRLSGQTKAPTLVLEDGQVLADFGVAELKPFLASL